From the Clostridium sp. Marseille-P299 genome, the window CTTGTTATATACCAAGCCGTCATTGACGTAAATATAAGAATTACTACGACTGAAGAAATCGTAATGATAAATGACCAACGAATCGCACTTAGGAAACCCGTTTTTGTTATTCCATTGATATAATTCGTAATTCCTGCAAAAGTCTCTATTGTAGGAAAACGAAACGGTGAATCACTAATATAAAATGTTCCTTTAAATGAATTTATCAATACAATACCAATCGGTGCTAAGAATATGACAGTTATTAATGACAATACAATAAGAACTATCATAGATATAAATTTCTTTCTGCTCATTAGCTTTCTACCTCCTTACGTCTTGTAAGTACGAGTTGAGTTAATGCAATGATTGCCACAAGAAGAAAGAATACCACTGCTTTTGCCTGACCAACCCCTTCATATCCCGCTCTTCCATAAAATGATTGATAAATATCAAGAGCTAACATCGTTGTTTTACGTGAGGGAGCTCCACCGGTTAAAGCAAGATTTTGGTCAAATAATTTAAAGGAATTCGATACTGTTAAAAATAAACAGATGGTGATTGAAGGCATTACTAACGGGATAATTACGTGACGTAATCTTTGTTTTTTATTTGCTCCATCTACCTTCGCTGCATCCATTAACTCTAATGGAACATTCTGAATTCCTGCAATATAAATAATCATCATATAGCCAATCATTTGCCAGTTCATAAGGATTACTAAGCCCCAAAATCCATATTTAGGATCTGCAAACATTGTTAATTCATACCTTGCTAAGACTCCATTTATGATTAACTGCCATATGTAACCTAAAACAATACCCCCGATTAAGTTTGGCATAAAAAAAACAGTACGAAACAGATTTGTTCCCTTTATCTTTCTAGTCAATAAAAGTGCAAGTAAAAATGCAAATATATTAATAGTAAGAACCGATACAATTGCAAATTTTGCTGTAAAAAACAAAGCATTAAAAAAATCTTTATTAGAAAATGCTTTGATATAATTTGTTAGCCCAACGAATTTTGCATCTATAACGGTTGTAAAACTACAAAAAGATAAATATATTCCCATAAGAAATGGAATTATAAACGCAATTGTAAACGCGAGCAATGTTGGTAGTACAAAAATAGGAAAATACTTCTTTAACATTTTTTCCATATAATATCATCTGCCTTTCTCTTCAATCGGGTTAAACATTTCTCATTAAAGTGTATCGCATCAAAATAATTTTGCATCAAAGTGTTTCATATAAATACAAAACATTTTGCCTCAAGTACTTATTTTAAAAATGGTGAGTCAGGCAAATCCCCACTCACCATTTTCAACTTATTGTTACTGAGCCGAAGCCGCTTTTTCAGCTGACCATTGGTCTATTACTATGTTAACAACATCCTCCCATTTAATATTTCCTTGAACATACTCTAATAGTGCTGCTCCAAAGTTATCTTTAAATGTTTGACTTGGGAAGGAGGTGAAATTCCAACTAACACTTGTTAAGGATGTATCCTCCATATATCTAATTACTTCTTTTGCTAATGGATCCGTTGGTTTTTCATCCTCTTTAAATGTTGAAAACGGAGCAATAAATCCAAACTTATTTGTTACATAATCCTTACCGATGTCTGAATTAAATAGCCATTCCACAAATGCAATCGTAGCTTCTTGATCTGCTTTGGATGCTTTGGAACTTACACAGAAAAAGTTTTCTGTACCTGTACATAATCCCTGTGATTCTTCTCCAGCTACTCCTGTATAGATTGGCATAAATTTAATATCACTTTCTAACACAACATTCCCAGCAACACCAGAAATCTGCCCCCATGCCCAGTTACCATTTTGAACCATTGCAACTTTTCCTAGGGCAAATTCTGCCATAGAATCTGTAACTGATTTTCCCCCTAACATCGTAGGTACGGTACCTGAATTATTAATATATAAATCAAAAATATTCTTATAGTTTGCTGAATATGTAAAGTCAAGTTTTTGTGTATCGTTAATTCCTTTGTCTTTATATTCATAATACACTGGTAAATTTGCAAGATGAGTCTGC encodes:
- a CDS encoding carbohydrate ABC transporter permease; translated protein: MEKMLKKYFPIFVLPTLLAFTIAFIIPFLMGIYLSFCSFTTVIDAKFVGLTNYIKAFSNKDFFNALFFTAKFAIVSVLTINIFAFLLALLLTRKIKGTNLFRTVFFMPNLIGGIVLGYIWQLIINGVLARYELTMFADPKYGFWGLVILMNWQMIGYMMIIYIAGIQNVPLELMDAAKVDGANKKQRLRHVIIPLVMPSITICLFLTVSNSFKLFDQNLALTGGAPSRKTTMLALDIYQSFYGRAGYEGVGQAKAVVFFLLVAIIALTQLVLTRRKEVES
- a CDS encoding ABC transporter substrate-binding protein; amino-acid sequence: MKRRVWSLFLCVVMILAMFTGCSKKESKGSVYFLNFKPEVSEIWEELAKIYKEETGVEVKVKTAASGTYEQTLKSEIAKTDAPTLFQINGPVGYQTWKDYCLDLSKTNLYSWLLDKSLAVSSGEGVYGIPYVVEGYGIIYNDAIMKKYFALSDKAVSISSTSEIKDFATLKAVVEDMTAKKDALGIEGVFASTSLTPGEDWRWQTHLANLPVYYEYKDKGINDTQKLDFTYSANYKNIFDLYINNSGTVPTMLGGKSVTDSMAEFALGKVAMVQNGNWAWGQISGVAGNVVLESDIKFMPIYTGVAGEESQGLCTGTENFFCVSSKASKADQEATIAFVEWLFNSDIGKDYVTNKFGFIAPFSTFKEDEKPTDPLAKEVIRYMEDTSLTSVSWNFTSFPSQTFKDNFGAALLEYVQGNIKWEDVVNIVIDQWSAEKAASAQ